The following DNA comes from Salvia splendens isolate huo1 chromosome 17, SspV2, whole genome shotgun sequence.
GATTCGCGTAATTCTATTATATATGCACGAGGACCTACCACGTAGTactagtgttgcccacggttccaaaaccggcggttccggtttgtaGGGAgacggaaccggaaccggaccgtgaggctatttcacggtttcggttccggttcgaaaaccggcagtttacacggttccggtttgaaaaccggcggtttcacgattcggtttttttttttaatttgaaatttggacttatacaataaattggaactagacaatggataatttaaattgaaataaaacgaataaggtgaaaatgatatcaattttattgaatttgagttgtaacggacaacgatacattataatttacaatacatatacaagtatacaacatacaacaatgtaatataatttacaagtattgtcggaacgtaaataaaaaaaaaacatgaaatggggggaaaaaggaaaaagttgAAAAgagcttgagctcaacttaaactttcaaagttaaacttttcaaatttaagttaagttgcctacgtatccacaattttattgaggaatcaaagctcacgtagttctcttaccttgcttacctttttggtcggccgtGTGCTCGCCATTCACCGCCCCCGTCATTGCTATTGTTGAGCGCCTCGCTtccgacctcgtcatcgccatcggtggaaaagtcttcaccatcactctctacacggaagtcgaaatccggctcttgtgctctcatgtccgcctttgctcaatcatcaagtaacatagtggcttccatgtttttggCGGAGATATTGCTCATTTTGTCGTCTAgaacacaaccgccgacactaaaagcttgctcaacggcgacggtggaagcagGAACGGCaaaaatctccttagccattatcgagagtatcggaaactctttgtcatgtgttccccaccaattaaggacgtcaatttgttgagtaggaggacctgcatcttgaaaaatagagcgcgattccaaatatatatctaactcactagtagctctagtcctattggttgtagtaccgtatagatcttgcaattgtgatactacgtctggATCAATCATGACATTGCTAAAGTTcccgccaccaaaatcaaatgtagaaggactaggaggagcacgtacctggtgagcggtgttataccgcatttcatattccgcgtagagagcacggagtgcactatctaaccttagtttgatttcatcaacattcgGAAGACTTATTTCGAAGCATTCTcttcttgtcaagcccatttcgcgaagttgagaaaaatccaaatcgtgcaaacaaccatagtacatgtctaaaattttatgaacaccatgcaactttcactttggatccaagcattttgcaataaaaaacacatttaGAATACGggcaaaatattttaaccatttttcaaccatataaaacaaaatagccttcaactctATGAATTGAGTATTATTCACACATGTCTTAAAATCAATTgtcacatacatgcaatgctctaaaacacgcacaaaagtaggataataaacaccagataactcaacagtggcatttttgaaagctcggaataatcgaaacaaatccatgttgtggtcccaacaagcgggtatcaaaagcaaatcagaaggaacatgagggcaagttctaaaaaaatcacataaatattcaatgtggttcaaggtcgactccaacatatcgtacgtcgagttccaacgagttgaaacatccaaacgaaaatTGGTGTACCTGCACTGCTTGCTatgacaatatttcttccaagctctaccaataggagctttgttatgaatcaacttaacaacagttctaataggatcaacatacctTTGCCACAAATTGATTGCATCTtaaacacacaaattcaaaatatgggcaatacatcgcacatgaaaatatttgccatcaataacaggagaacatgcattgattagttcatctatactagcagtgttagcgcttgCATTTTTAAAACCAAtggaaaaaaatttattgatcaattaaaattcattcaaaacttgaatgatcaattgagcaattgcttgtgcagtgtgtggtgcggaaaattcccgaaatgcaatcaaacgtttgtttaaagtccaactgtgatcaacgaaatgcacattgatgcccatatacgaatttttgcaaaaacaatcagtccacacatcagagcaaatcGAAACTTTATGACCCAAGCTAACAATAAGCGTACCTAAatgcgccttcttttccatgcattgtctaACAACAGCTCGAGTCAtagaagttcgactcaattttcttgcagcggcattataaacttgtCGCATACTCAACTCAAacgcatcgttatcaaaagcattgaacggaaaatgtttcatcaccacaaatctagacatcacattaagagcatttttgtgatcatattttaaaagagtattgctacacatacctgatgtttgggatgaacccgtcccactccCGGTCCCGACTCCACGTTGAAAgatgagttgagtttgggttggagcgataccaaactccaCCGGATGCGCTTTTTCCATGTGACCGGTAAATGTACCATATCCTCCAccctttcggaatgtgtatacgttttcgcaatagttgcaatacacattataagtgtccGGATCGGTACTatcttgtaccttcttgaaatgtttcaccatgatgtttgaggttaaagacctttcaatTGGTTTAAAAGGTTGAGGAGGgtgtccacgaccacgaccacgacgactccttggtggtggtgggggtgacatttcttgaacctcttccgcctcttcctcctccccctcctcctcgtcatcatcatcatcgtcgtcatCAAGATTCACAGGGGTTGGAATTTGTTAAGCATAGGCACCGCGatcgggagcaccactaccgataccaacataagcatcgccttgagattgagagcgagagagagcaatagcattgGCCATATCTTGGTCTTCTcgaatctacaaaataatatttgtattgtaaatatcaaatagaattatgaacaataatgtaatgtaattcataattaattatattagtagataataattaTTAACCTACCACGCATCCATGTTCCTTTGAGAAatctcatcaataacggatcttcGACTTGGCctcttggactttccctttcccttatcagcatgaccttctcgggatgaagacatcttgatagacaacttatagaactacgagaacaagtataagtgtataacaatgcgtaataagagtagcacttgaataattcaaatgtaagcacaatagcacaaatgagaaatgggagacaaagagagagaattgagagattgaagaaagaaactcttattaacacaagagtggggtgaatgtaagtgaggatagaggggggtatttatagataaaaatggggggaaatggatgaatttgaattcaaaatcagaatttaaaaaaaaaaaattaatttcggaaatcggcggttttggcggaaaaccgcggTTTCACcgacaaaaccgccggtttggtcAACAAACCGGCTGTGACTTGTCAGCCTCGTGTTCCGCACCGCCACCGAAAACCACcggtttcacggttaaccgTTGGTTttcgcggttaaccgccggtttccggtccAAAAACCGTCGGAACCGGCCGCCCCAACCCTCCGTGAAACCTCCAGTTAACCagcggttcggtgacggttctggttcgaaaaatcttgaatcggaaccggaccgcggttccaattgcgacggttccggttcgaggaaattgccacggttccggttcggaaccggaaccagtGGGCATCTCTACGTAGTACTAAtattgataataaaataaattcgaTTATCATTCTATCCCCAGGCGGCAGGCCATTTAACGTAATCGGCGGTTAtacaatataaattatataatccCCATAGAACTGATATTATTAATTGAACACGATACATATAATTGGCTAGTTATtggaaaattatatttttattgagagttcatatatagtagtagtagctATCGGAAGCACTTAATTGCATACATGATACATGATAAAGAATAATCACGCATGCAAATTAATTTAAGCTGTAGTTGGTGCCGGAGAACCACCGCTATCGGGGACCGGAGAAGTAGCGCCAATTGTTGCCGGAGCAGGAGATTCGGTAGGGATCGAAGGAGGAGGAACGGCTGCTGGTGACAGAGATGGTGCTTCAATTGGTACCATAGTAGGCGCTTCTTCTATAGTCGGAGGAGGAGCGTCTATTGATGCCGGAGAAGGAGTGGCGATTGGTGGCGCTGGTGTAGGTGATTCTGTTGGTGTCGTTAGAGGAGGAAAAATTGGTAccggaggaggaggagcttcTATAGCTGGTGTTGGAGGCAAAGACGGCAACGGCGGCGGTGGTGATCTATGGTTATGTGGACAATATATTTTGTAGCGATAATGGTGGCCGTGGTGTTCAAATGGTGACCAATAAATTGGTAATTTGATGCAATGCTTCCTGTGAAAAAAGAATTGTGCATCAATACTTGTTACCAACATCGACACAAGAGCTACTATGACACAATTTTTAAATTCCATTTTGGGTTTGATTGATTACGGATTTAAGACTTTGGCTTGTTGCTAATTACATCAATTTTGGAGTGTTTATATAGTGTAATATGCTTCAATTATTTTTCCTATTAAGGTAGGCTGCTAAACTATGCAAGTATCCATTGGCCGTCGGGTATATATGCTTCAGTTATTTTGGACCGTTTACTGTGTATATATGATGACATAGATATATAATTCGTGTCTGCTTTTGATCGATTAATGGaccttcaaaattaattaatctagcAAAGAAAATTATTGATTAGCCTATATTACGTGTACATTTCAATTTTACAACTCAAGGTAGACATTAAATCGTGACCTTTTCTAATCGAATGATCGATTGTGAGAAATGCAAAGTCGAATATTTTGCTCATGATCGATGTTGGTTAATCAATGACAAAATTAAAGTAATACTCCCATATAGACCTTTCTTCGTATATAGTTGAATTAAGTGAGGGATTGAAACCCCAACCAAGTCACCAACTATATAATACTccagtttataatttattttttcttaaatccttATCAGGCTAAAAATGTTTTGTATGAATAACGAGGGTATACATATAACTAACACCCTGCAAGTATATGTATATGTTGACGAAGGACAAATTGACTAATCTATGCAACTATATGATGATTCTGGTCTCGGGACATTGCGGGCTTTCCTAGCTGGGCCGTGTCGagtggagatgctcttacagagtcaaataattttttaaaacccgtgtcgagtTAAAATGGGACTATAAATAggagacgaagagagtattgCTTAAATAAAGCAAAAACACTATCACATTATTGTACGAACAACATATCAACTGAAATAAATTTAAACCTCTTCCAAAATACTTTTATTAAGTTAGCTTGTTATTATTGGAGCTCGCCGTCGTGTGGCCTGTATATCTAATGTTGGAACAAAATGTGTATAATAAATAAGTAAGAGAGGAGAATGAACTTCTTTATTGTCCAAAGCTACAGATCCTGATGCCTTGTCATAGTTGAACTTATAAAGAGTCATTAACAAAGATAGTGCTCATTATTCATAACAAGTAAGATTATAAGAGTAGAACACTACATTACATAGCTTAATTAGGTCATCAAACATTCCAGCACTAATTAAACTGCCAGTGCACGCGCCGATCAAGTTAGTGGTACGGCTGGAGCTGCCACTAGCGGCGGCAGCAGCTGTGGCGTCGGCAGCGACACCACAGGTGGCATCTGGGGCAGCGTTGCCACAGGTGGCGTCAGCGGCAGCACCTGTGGTGTCAGCAATGGCACCACCGGTGGCGTCGGCAGCGTTACCGCCGGTGGCGTCAGTGGCAGCACCTGTGGTGTCGGCAGCGTTACCACAGGTGGCGTCAGTGGCAGCACCTGTGGTGTCGGCAATGGCACCACCGGTGGCGTCGGCAGCGTTACCGCCGGTGGCGTCAGTGGCAGCACCTGTGGTGTCGGCAGCGTTACCACAGGTGGCGTCAGTGGCAGCACCTGTGGTGTTGGCAGCGGCACCACCGGTGGTGTCGGCAGTGTTACCACCGGTGGTGAAACTGGACAAAATATGGAAAGATTAATGAAGATGGGTCGATGAAAATATGCAGGAAGGGGTATGCAtggaaaattaaaaagaaaagcatTCGTAGTTGGTGTTGCAAGCAATGTGAACAAGAGAGCAGCTATAATATTCATGCTCGAATTCatatttgattattaattaattactggATGAGcgtaaatgaaaatgaatttccATATTTATAGGAAACAATCAGAAGTGGAAAGTCTTCGTTATATTAACTTAAATTTGGCTGTGTCATCGGTTACTGATTATAGGTAGGCCGGTTATTAATTAGAGTTTACTTGTACTATTACCTCAAGCTCGGTATTCACTGTATA
Coding sequences within:
- the LOC121774482 gene encoding WAS/WASL-interacting protein family member 3-like; the encoded protein is MNSSMNIIAALFFTTGGNTADTTGGAAANTTGAATDATCGNAADTTGAATDATGGNAADATGGAIADTTGAATDATCGNAADTTGAATDATGGNAADATGGAIADTTGAAADATCGNAAPDATCGVAADATAAAAASGSSSRTTNLIGACTGSLISAGMKHCIKLPIYWSPFEHHGHHYRYKIYCPHNHRSPPPPLPSLPPTPAIEAPPPPVPIFPPLTTPTESPTPAPPIATPSPASIDAPPPTIEEAPTMVPIEAPSLSPAAVPPPSIPTESPAPATIGATSPVPDSGGSPAPTTA